From the Clostridium putrefaciens genome, one window contains:
- the sufU gene encoding Fe-S cluster assembly sulfur transfer protein SufU — protein MDLNELYTELISEHNQNKENKRHIENPDHVELGHNPSCGDEISLELKFNGDIIKDAAFTGHGCAISQASTSIMIDLIKGKKKEEALKLVDMFLSMIKKDIKDDNELEELEDAIAFKNISNMPARVKCAVLSWHTLKESINE, from the coding sequence ATGGATCTTAATGAATTATATACAGAACTTATATCAGAACATAATCAAAATAAAGAAAATAAAAGACATATAGAAAATCCAGACCATGTAGAACTTGGACATAACCCAAGTTGTGGTGATGAGATATCCCTAGAGTTAAAATTTAATGGAGATATAATAAAAGATGCTGCGTTTACAGGTCATGGTTGTGCTATATCTCAGGCATCTACATCTATAATGATAGATTTAATTAAGGGCAAGAAAAAGGAAGAAGCTTTAAAGCTAGTAGATATGTTCTTATCTATGATAAAAAAGGATATAAAAGATGATAATGAACTTGAAGAATTAGAAGATGCGATAGCCTTTAAAAACATTTCTAATATGCCAGCAAGGGTTAAGTGTGCAGTTCTTTCTTGGCATACACTTAAAGAATCTATAAATGAATAA
- a CDS encoding replicative DNA helicase: MEGPIMKSLPQNTEAEQSVLGSMIIDKTSIAQAVEVLRSEDFYRDAHKVIFQAILELYQKDAPVDMITLIEHLRSIEKLENSGGITYIAQISNSVPSTANLQSYIKIVEDKSMLRKLIRSSTEIIENSYNKQDNVEEVLDFAEKKIFDIAEKRTTSDFESISSVLERGFLEIERLFNNKGDITGVPTGFPELDSKTSGFQSGDMVLVAARPSMGKTTFALNIAQYASLRANKSVVIFSLEMSKEQLGYKLLCAEANVDMLKLRTGNLEDQDWENIARASGPLAASKIYIDDTPGITVMEMRSKCRRIKIEHGIDMIVIDYLQLMAGSGSESRQQEVSEISRSIKALAKEMKCPIIALSQLSRAPEQRADHRPMLSDLRESGSIEQDADIVMFLYRDEYYNKETEEKNIAECIISKQRNGPVGTVKLAWLGQYSKFGRLDIIHQE; encoded by the coding sequence ATGGAAGGACCCATAATGAAAAGCTTACCTCAAAATACGGAAGCGGAGCAATCAGTTTTAGGATCAATGATAATAGATAAAACATCCATAGCTCAAGCAGTAGAAGTTCTTAGAAGTGAGGATTTTTATAGGGATGCGCATAAGGTTATATTTCAAGCTATATTAGAGCTTTATCAAAAGGATGCACCAGTAGATATGATAACCTTAATAGAACACTTAAGGTCTATAGAAAAGCTTGAAAACTCTGGAGGTATAACATACATAGCACAAATAAGTAATTCTGTTCCTTCTACTGCTAATCTACAATCTTATATAAAGATTGTAGAAGATAAGTCTATGTTAAGAAAGCTAATAAGGTCTTCTACAGAAATTATAGAAAATAGCTACAATAAACAAGATAATGTAGAAGAGGTACTAGACTTTGCAGAGAAAAAGATATTTGATATAGCAGAAAAAAGAACTACTAGTGATTTTGAATCTATAAGCTCAGTTTTAGAAAGAGGATTTCTAGAAATAGAAAGGCTATTTAACAATAAGGGAGATATCACAGGAGTACCTACAGGATTTCCTGAATTAGATAGTAAAACCTCGGGATTTCAAAGTGGTGATATGGTTCTTGTTGCAGCTAGACCTTCTATGGGTAAAACAACATTTGCATTAAATATAGCTCAATATGCTTCATTAAGAGCAAATAAAAGCGTTGTTATATTTTCCCTTGAAATGTCTAAAGAGCAGTTAGGCTATAAGCTTTTATGTGCTGAAGCTAATGTAGATATGCTAAAACTTAGGACAGGAAATCTTGAAGATCAAGACTGGGAAAACATAGCTAGGGCTTCAGGTCCATTAGCTGCATCTAAGATATATATAGATGATACACCAGGTATAACTGTAATGGAAATGAGATCTAAATGTAGACGAATAAAGATAGAACATGGAATAGATATGATAGTTATAGACTATTTACAGCTTATGGCTGGATCAGGAAGTGAAAGTAGACAGCAAGAAGTTTCAGAAATATCAAGGTCTATAAAGGCATTAGCAAAAGAGATGAAGTGTCCTATAATAGCACTTTCTCAGTTGTCTCGTGCTCCAGAGCAAAGAGCGGATCATAGACCAATGCTCTCAGACCTTAGAGAGTCAGGTTCTATAGAGCAGGATGCTGATATTGTTATGTTTCTTTATAGAGATGAATACTATAATAAGGAAACAGAAGAAAAGAATATTGCAGAATGCATAATATCTAAGCAGAGAAATGGTCCAGTTGGAACGGTTAAATTAGCGTGGCTTGGACAATACAGTAAGTTTGGAAGATTAGATATAATACATCAAGAATAA
- a CDS encoding methionine ABC transporter ATP-binding protein: MIEITNLKKSYEGLVVLEDINLSIKKGDIFGIIGYSGAGKSTLLRCINGLESYESGSIKVDDKYIETLNYKDLRIARKDLGMIFQNFNLLSRKTVYENIALPLETWGYSKDLINKRVYELLDLVSLTNKAHVKPSKLSGGQKQRIAIARALALEPKILLCDEATSALDPKTTKDILSLLNKLNKDLGITIAIVTHQMEVIKEICNSVALIDSGKLLYNGSVEDLFLKPDSSLNTFIGDEDLPIKLQGINIKLFFPKESSSKSIITSMARDLDKDFSIIEGKVERFRDSLLGTLTININDDDKDIILKYLDKNNISWEVRN; the protein is encoded by the coding sequence TTGATTGAAATAACAAATTTAAAAAAGTCTTATGAAGGATTAGTTGTACTAGAAGACATAAACTTATCCATAAAAAAGGGCGATATATTTGGAATAATAGGTTATAGCGGTGCTGGAAAATCAACACTATTAAGGTGTATAAATGGCCTTGAAAGCTATGAATCTGGAAGTATTAAGGTAGATGATAAATATATAGAAACGCTAAATTATAAAGACCTTAGAATTGCTAGAAAAGACTTAGGTATGATATTCCAAAACTTTAATCTATTAAGCAGAAAGACAGTTTATGAAAATATAGCACTTCCTTTAGAAACTTGGGGCTATAGCAAAGATTTAATAAATAAAAGAGTCTATGAATTATTAGATCTAGTTTCATTAACTAATAAAGCTCACGTTAAACCCTCTAAGTTAAGTGGTGGTCAAAAACAAAGAATAGCTATAGCAAGAGCCCTTGCATTAGAGCCTAAAATACTTCTTTGTGATGAGGCTACTTCAGCTTTAGACCCTAAAACTACAAAAGATATCTTATCCCTACTAAACAAATTAAATAAGGATCTTGGTATAACCATAGCTATAGTGACTCACCAAATGGAGGTTATAAAAGAAATTTGCAATAGTGTTGCGCTTATTGATAGTGGAAAGCTTTTATATAACGGAAGTGTAGAAGATCTATTTTTAAAACCTGATAGTAGCTTAAATACCTTTATTGGTGATGAGGATTTGCCTATAAAACTTCAAGGTATAAATATTAAGCTGTTTTTCCCAAAAGAATCTAGTAGTAAGTCCATTATAACTTCTATGGCTAGAGATTTAGATAAAGATTTTTCTATAATTGAAGGTAAGGTTGAAAGATTTAGAGACTCACTTCTTGGAACCCTTACTATTAATATAAACGATGATGATAAAGATATAATACTAAAATATCTAGACAAAAATAATATATCCTGGGAGGTGAGAAATTGA
- the sufB gene encoding Fe-S cluster assembly protein SufB, translated as MDRKKTYVEDVDRGIYDVKNEVRYSYKSKSGLTSDIIKDMSKEKNEPQWMTDFRLRSLEIYNQLKVPTWGPDLSGLDIDNIITYIKPDTDMKSDWSEIPEDIKKTFDLLGIPAAEKESLAGVGAQYDSEVVYHSIKEDLVKQGVVYTDMESAVKDYEDIVREYFMKCVPPNDHKFAALHGAVWSGGSFVYVPEGVEVDIPLQSYFRLNAPGAGQFEHTLIIVEKGAKLHFIEGCSAPKYSVNNLHAGCVELFVKEGATLRYSTIENWSRNMYNLNTKRAIVEKDGTIEWISGSFGSKVSMLYPMSVLKGERAKCEFTGITFAGRDQHLDTGCKVVHAAPYTSSNINSKSISKDGGIAIYRGAVKVTKNAHHSKSTVSCESLMLDNISASDTIPVIDIMNDEVDLGHEAKIGRISDEAIFYLMSRGLSEEEAKAMIVRGFVEPIAKELPLEYAVEMNNLIKLELEGVIG; from the coding sequence ATGGATAGAAAGAAAACTTATGTAGAAGATGTAGATAGAGGTATATATGATGTTAAAAACGAAGTTAGATATAGCTATAAATCTAAAAGTGGTTTAACATCAGATATTATAAAAGATATGTCAAAGGAAAAAAATGAGCCACAATGGATGACAGATTTTAGACTAAGATCTTTAGAAATTTATAATCAATTAAAGGTTCCTACTTGGGGTCCGGATTTAAGCGGCTTAGATATAGATAATATTATTACCTATATAAAGCCAGATACAGATATGAAATCAGATTGGAGTGAGATTCCAGAAGATATAAAAAAGACCTTCGACTTATTAGGAATACCAGCTGCTGAAAAGGAATCTTTAGCTGGGGTAGGAGCACAATATGACTCAGAGGTTGTATATCATAGTATAAAAGAAGATCTTGTAAAACAAGGTGTAGTATATACGGATATGGAAAGTGCAGTTAAGGACTACGAAGATATAGTTAGAGAGTACTTTATGAAATGTGTACCTCCAAATGATCATAAGTTTGCAGCACTTCATGGAGCTGTCTGGTCTGGTGGATCCTTTGTATACGTTCCAGAAGGAGTTGAAGTAGATATACCACTTCAATCTTACTTTAGACTTAATGCTCCTGGAGCAGGGCAATTTGAACATACATTAATAATAGTTGAAAAGGGAGCAAAACTTCATTTTATAGAAGGCTGTTCCGCACCAAAGTATTCTGTTAACAATCTTCATGCGGGGTGTGTAGAACTTTTTGTAAAGGAAGGGGCTACACTTAGATATAGTACTATTGAAAATTGGTCAAGGAATATGTATAACTTAAATACTAAAAGAGCCATAGTAGAAAAAGATGGTACTATAGAATGGATATCTGGATCCTTTGGATCAAAAGTATCTATGCTATATCCTATGAGTGTTTTAAAAGGTGAAAGAGCTAAATGTGAATTTACAGGCATAACATTTGCTGGAAGAGATCAACACTTAGATACTGGATGTAAAGTAGTGCACGCAGCACCATATACTTCTTCTAATATAAATTCTAAGTCTATATCAAAAGATGGAGGAATTGCTATATATAGAGGGGCAGTAAAAGTAACAAAAAATGCTCATCACTCTAAGTCTACAGTATCTTGTGAGTCCTTGATGTTAGATAATATATCGGCATCAGATACTATACCTGTAATAGATATAATGAATGATGAAGTAGATCTAGGACATGAGGCTAAGATTGGTAGAATAAGTGATGAGGCTATATTTTATCTAATGAGCAGAGGTCTTAGTGAAGAAGAGGCAAAGGCCATGATAGTTAGAGGGTTTGTTGAACCTATAGCAAAAGAATTACCACTAGAGTATGCAGTAGAAATGAATAACCTTATAAAATTAGAATTAGAAGGGGTTATAGGATAG
- a CDS encoding cysteine desulfurase translates to MNNINFLKIEKIREDFPILSKDVNGHQLVYLDNGATTQRPNVVVKAVKDYYEGSNANPHRGAHALSIKSTDIYEGAREKVRKFINAKSTSEVIFTKNSTEALNLLANSYGLNFLEEGDEILISIAEHHSNLIPWQQIAKIKSLKLKYVYVNDEGRIEKEKLEEALNKNTKIVSIAHMNNSLGVINDIEYIIEKAHDVGAIAIVDGAQSVPHMGVDVQKIDADFLVFSGHKMLGPMGIGVLYGKEEILQKMPPFLFGGDMIEYVSEAETSFAELPYKFEAGTQNVEGAAGLSAAIDYIEDLGFDFIKSVEEDLTMYALQELKKIPYIDIYGPLDTANRGGIISFNVKDVHPHDVATILDSHGVAIRAGHHCAQPFMKYMSLNSTCRISFYFYNTREEIDIFIEAIKSVRKWLGYGS, encoded by the coding sequence ATGAATAATATTAATTTTTTGAAGATTGAAAAAATAAGAGAAGACTTTCCCATTTTATCGAAAGATGTAAATGGGCATCAACTTGTATATTTAGATAATGGAGCAACAACTCAAAGACCAAATGTAGTAGTTAAAGCAGTAAAGGATTATTATGAAGGCTCAAATGCAAACCCTCATAGGGGGGCTCATGCACTTAGTATAAAGTCTACTGATATATATGAAGGGGCAAGAGAAAAGGTAAGAAAGTTTATTAATGCTAAAAGTACATCAGAGGTTATATTTACTAAAAATAGTACTGAAGCTTTAAATTTATTGGCTAATTCTTATGGGTTGAACTTTTTAGAAGAGGGAGATGAAATTCTTATATCTATTGCTGAGCATCACAGTAATTTAATACCCTGGCAGCAAATAGCAAAGATAAAGTCATTAAAGCTTAAATATGTTTATGTGAATGATGAAGGAAGAATTGAAAAAGAAAAGTTAGAAGAAGCGTTAAATAAGAATACAAAGATAGTTTCTATAGCGCATATGAATAATAGCCTAGGTGTAATAAATGATATAGAATATATAATAGAAAAGGCTCATGATGTTGGGGCTATAGCTATAGTGGATGGAGCTCAAAGCGTACCTCACATGGGGGTTGATGTTCAAAAGATTGATGCTGACTTTTTGGTGTTCTCAGGACATAAGATGCTAGGACCTATGGGTATAGGTGTTTTGTATGGTAAAGAAGAAATCTTACAAAAGATGCCTCCGTTTTTATTTGGAGGAGATATGATAGAATATGTATCTGAAGCAGAAACTAGCTTTGCAGAGCTTCCTTATAAATTTGAAGCAGGAACTCAAAATGTAGAAGGAGCAGCAGGACTTAGTGCAGCTATAGATTACATAGAAGATCTTGGATTTGATTTTATTAAGTCTGTGGAGGAAGATCTAACAATGTACGCTCTACAGGAGTTAAAAAAGATACCCTATATAGATATATATGGTCCATTAGATACTGCTAATAGGGGTGGAATAATATCTTTCAATGTTAAAGATGTGCACCCACATGATGTAGCTACCATACTTGATAGTCATGGAGTAGCTATAAGAGCAGGGCATCATTGTGCTCAGCCTTTTATGAAATATATGAGTTTAAATTCTACTTGTAGGATTAGCTTTTATTTTTATAATACAAGAGAAGAGATTGATATATTTATAGAAGCTATTAAAAGTGTAAGGAAGTGGTTAGGATATGGATCTTAA
- a CDS encoding YitT family protein gives MNIYFNTYYARGSYSNSDMQVVCTIVDNREFIKIKNFIKTTDPKAFVSVTDVFETLGDGFKTF, from the coding sequence ATAAACATTTACTTTAATACATATTATGCAAGGGGAAGTTATTCAAATAGCGATATGCAAGTTGTTTGTACTATAGTGGATAATAGAGAATTTATTAAAATAAAGAATTTTATAAAGACAACTGATCCAAAGGCCTTTGTTAGTGTAACAGATGTTTTTGAGACATTAGGAGATGGATTTAAGACTTTTTAA
- a CDS encoding MetQ/NlpA family ABC transporter substrate-binding protein has translation MKKLTILLTSLLLVPSIFIGCSSNSKQSNKNTIKVGASPVPHSEILEEAKILLEKEGYNLKIVEFTDYVTPNTALAEKEIDANFFQHSAYLEKFNKERGTDLTFTSKIHLEPLGIYSKKIKDISLIKDGADIAIPNDPTNSSRALKLLESKSLIKIKDVELATINDIIENPKNLKLQELEAPQLPRVLDDVTIAVINTNYALEANLNPLTDALAIESKESPYANILAVREDNKDSEAIKALSKVLTSPEIKRFIEDKYKGSIIPTF, from the coding sequence ATGAAAAAGCTAACCATTTTATTAACTTCATTATTATTAGTACCTTCAATATTCATAGGTTGTTCAAGCAATTCTAAACAAAGTAATAAGAACACCATAAAGGTTGGTGCAAGCCCTGTACCTCATAGTGAAATATTAGAAGAAGCTAAAATACTACTTGAAAAAGAAGGTTATAATTTAAAGATAGTAGAATTTACAGATTATGTTACCCCAAATACAGCACTTGCAGAAAAAGAAATAGATGCAAACTTCTTTCAACACTCTGCATACCTTGAAAAGTTTAATAAAGAAAGAGGTACTGATTTAACCTTTACATCAAAAATCCATCTTGAACCTCTTGGCATATACTCTAAAAAAATAAAAGATATATCTCTCATAAAAGATGGTGCGGATATAGCTATTCCAAATGATCCAACTAATAGTTCAAGAGCTTTAAAGTTACTTGAGTCTAAATCATTAATAAAAATAAAGGATGTAGAGCTTGCTACTATAAATGATATAATAGAAAATCCAAAAAATTTAAAATTACAGGAATTAGAAGCCCCTCAATTACCAAGGGTTCTTGATGATGTTACTATTGCTGTAATAAACACAAATTATGCTCTTGAGGCAAACCTTAATCCACTAACCGATGCCTTAGCTATTGAATCTAAAGAATCTCCTTATGCTAACATTTTAGCAGTAAGAGAAGACAATAAAGATTCTGAAGCTATAAAAGCCCTAAGTAAGGTACTAACTTCACCTGAAATAAAAAGGTTTATAGAAGATAAATATAAAGGGTCTATAATTCCTACATTCTAG
- the sufD gene encoding Fe-S cluster assembly protein SufD, which yields MLMKVNEMNRLPVITWRWLKVNELNLSELNIPEIKRYDKRILKTSSHGNILIKDEVEVSDFNQSEEKGTEYGVSEEVIKIAKKYSNTGVSIHAPKSEVYKDPIRIEYIMDEDNFAVLDNNIIVAEENSEITVVMEYKTEGEVQALHNGITKIYAKKGSKVNLIKVQSMNDKSHHFDSNVGFISYGAEINYVSVELGGKVSVTNYVNDLQEDTSKSDLKSIYLVDQDRIVDLSYKMNHIGRWTNSNIETRGVLKDNGKKTFRGTLDFKKGSSRSKGSEEDIALLLDPTVKSYAIPLLLCDEDDVQGAHAASAGKVDSDKLFYLMSRGFSEKEAKLLIVQGSFKHIIDEVPVEDIRRQIEEKIQGRLINE from the coding sequence ATGTTAATGAAAGTTAATGAAATGAATAGATTACCAGTTATAACTTGGAGATGGCTTAAAGTTAATGAATTAAATCTTAGTGAACTCAATATACCAGAGATAAAAAGGTATGATAAAAGGATTTTAAAAACTTCTTCTCATGGTAACATTTTAATAAAAGATGAGGTTGAAGTATCGGACTTTAATCAAAGCGAAGAAAAGGGTACAGAATACGGAGTATCAGAAGAAGTAATAAAGATAGCTAAAAAGTATTCAAATACAGGTGTTTCCATTCATGCACCTAAAAGTGAAGTTTATAAAGATCCAATTAGAATAGAATATATAATGGATGAAGATAACTTTGCAGTACTAGATAACAATATTATAGTTGCAGAAGAAAATAGTGAAATAACCGTGGTGATGGAGTACAAGACTGAAGGAGAAGTTCAGGCACTTCACAATGGTATAACCAAAATATATGCAAAAAAGGGATCAAAGGTAAATCTTATAAAAGTTCAATCAATGAATGATAAGTCACACCATTTTGATTCTAATGTTGGATTTATAAGTTATGGAGCTGAAATAAATTATGTATCTGTAGAACTTGGAGGTAAGGTTAGTGTAACAAATTATGTTAATGATCTTCAGGAAGATACAAGTAAATCAGATTTAAAGTCTATATATCTAGTAGATCAAGATAGGATAGTAGATCTTAGCTATAAGATGAATCATATTGGTAGATGGACAAATAGCAACATAGAAACAAGAGGAGTCCTAAAAGACAATGGTAAGAAGACATTTAGAGGAACTTTAGATTTTAAAAAGGGATCATCTAGGTCAAAAGGTTCTGAAGAGGATATTGCATTACTTCTAGATCCTACAGTAAAATCTTATGCCATACCTTTACTTTTATGTGATGAAGATGATGTTCAAGGTGCTCATGCAGCTAGTGCTGGCAAGGTTGATTCAGATAAACTCTTTTATCTTATGAGTAGAGGGTTTTCTGAAAAGGAAGCAAAACTTTTAATAGTTCAAGGCTCTTTTAAACATATAATAGATGAGGTTCCAGTTGAAGATATAAGAAGACAAATTGAAGAAAAGATTCAAGGAAGGTTAATTAATGAATAA
- a CDS encoding methionine ABC transporter permease has product MIQNIILPALLDTLYMVMSSTILAVTLGFILAIILVVTSPKGLKPNKLLYSILDFIINILRSMPFLILMISIAPFTKFIVGKSIGTNAAIVPLTIGAMPFAARVIESSLNEVDYGIIEAAKSFGSSNMQIIFKVMVKEALPSIVSGITLTVINVIGYSAMAGSIGAGGLGDVAVRYGYHRFKASVMVITVIILIILVQLIQALGNILYKRLIT; this is encoded by the coding sequence ATGATTCAAAACATTATACTACCTGCGCTTTTAGACACCTTATATATGGTGATGTCTTCTACAATCCTTGCTGTAACTTTAGGATTTATCCTAGCTATAATACTGGTTGTCACATCACCTAAAGGGTTAAAACCAAATAAATTACTTTATAGCATTTTAGATTTTATTATAAATATCTTAAGATCTATGCCATTTTTAATATTAATGATATCTATAGCACCCTTCACTAAATTTATAGTGGGAAAAAGTATTGGTACAAATGCTGCTATAGTCCCACTAACCATCGGTGCAATGCCCTTTGCTGCAAGGGTTATTGAATCTTCTTTAAACGAAGTAGATTATGGAATAATTGAAGCTGCAAAATCTTTTGGCTCCAGCAATATGCAAATTATATTTAAGGTCATGGTAAAAGAAGCTTTACCTTCCATCGTATCTGGTATAACACTTACGGTTATTAATGTTATAGGATACTCAGCTATGGCTGGTTCCATTGGCGCTGGTGGCCTTGGCGATGTAGCCGTACGATATGGCTACCACAGATTTAAAGCTTCCGTGATGGTTATAACTGTAATCATTTTAATAATATTAGTTCAATTAATCCAAGCACTTGGAAACATATTATATAAAAGATTAATTACATAG
- the sufC gene encoding Fe-S cluster assembly ATPase SufC, translating into MTERLLDIKDLHASVDDKEILKGVNLTVNKGEVHVIMGPNGAGKSTLAYTLMNHPKYTVTKGDIILDGENINDLKTNERAKKGLFLSFQHPEEIPGVTVQNFLRTSKAAITGAPLKMMSFRKALKEKMELLEIGEDYASRYLNVGFSGGEKKKNEILQMSILEPKLAILDETDSGLDVDAIKVVAEGVNNLKSEDRSIIVITHHNKILDYLNPDFVHILVNGKIVKTGDMSLARDIETNGYESYKDHVVV; encoded by the coding sequence GTGACAGAAAGACTTTTGGATATAAAAGACCTTCATGCTTCAGTGGATGATAAAGAGATATTAAAGGGTGTTAACCTAACTGTAAATAAAGGAGAAGTTCACGTTATTATGGGACCAAATGGTGCAGGGAAATCGACGCTTGCATATACTTTGATGAACCACCCTAAATATACTGTGACAAAGGGAGATATAATATTAGACGGGGAAAATATAAATGATCTAAAGACAAATGAAAGAGCTAAAAAGGGCTTGTTTTTATCCTTTCAGCATCCAGAAGAGATACCTGGAGTTACTGTACAAAACTTTCTAAGAACATCTAAGGCTGCTATAACAGGAGCACCGTTAAAGATGATGAGTTTTAGAAAAGCACTTAAAGAAAAGATGGAACTTTTAGAAATTGGAGAAGATTATGCTAGCAGATACCTAAATGTAGGATTCTCTGGTGGTGAAAAGAAGAAAAATGAGATACTTCAAATGTCAATTTTAGAGCCTAAACTTGCAATATTAGATGAAACAGATTCTGGCCTTGATGTTGATGCTATAAAGGTAGTAGCAGAGGGAGTAAATAATCTTAAAAGTGAGGATAGGTCAATAATAGTTATAACTCATCATAATAAGATACTCGATTATTTAAATCCAGATTTTGTTCACATTTTAGTTAATGGAAAGATAGTAAAAACTGGAGATATGAGCTTAGCTAGAGATATAGAAACTAATGGTTATGAATCTTATAAAGACCATGTAGTTGTGTAG
- a CDS encoding DUF2809 domain-containing protein, with amino-acid sequence MKMNKRNRVNYGILIIIVVLLGIGSRKFGYILPRFIASYLGDTLWGLMIFLVIGFLCNNLNTDIVAISSLIFCFFIEFSQLYHSAFIDSIRSTVIGGLILGFGFLWSDLICYSLGIIIGVLIEKGLIITK; translated from the coding sequence ATGAAAATGAATAAGCGTAATAGAGTTAACTATGGAATCTTAATTATAATTGTAGTTTTACTTGGTATAGGTTCAAGAAAATTTGGATATATACTTCCAAGATTTATTGCTAGCTATTTAGGGGATACTCTTTGGGGATTGATGATATTTTTGGTAATTGGGTTTTTATGTAATAACTTAAATACTGATATTGTTGCTATCTCTTCCTTAATATTTTGCTTTTTTATAGAATTTAGTCAGTTATATCACTCGGCTTTTATAGATAGCATAAGATCAACTGTAATAGGCGGACTAATTTTAGGCTTTGGGTTTTTGTGGAGCGATCTAATTTGTTATAGTCTTGGAATTATAATAGGGGTTTTAATTGAAAAAGGTCTTATTATAACTAAATAA